The Bradyrhizobium diazoefficiens genome window below encodes:
- a CDS encoding sulfotransferase: MLKSERSPEPFVILAMPRTGTHYLEELLNEHPSVVSNGELLNEFDPNWPDKARLLRSDCELLERAYLRYPARSDKNDVTHVGCKINEPQFHHRPGMMAELAGWPRLKIVVCRRNPLESLRSLVQARQTGEWLKYDSDSDGKPPPLVSLSLNTCETYFKATAEFHDRIRQSFASSNIVELEYERLVREPRLCLERVWEFLGLPVRPVSGRLKLQRQEVRPLDQTVENFDQLRREFKEGPYAKYFEAVDA, from the coding sequence ATGTTGAAATCCGAACGATCGCCTGAGCCATTCGTCATCCTCGCGATGCCGAGGACCGGCACCCATTATCTGGAAGAATTGCTCAACGAACATCCAAGCGTGGTGAGCAATGGGGAATTGCTCAATGAGTTTGATCCAAATTGGCCCGACAAGGCGCGGCTCCTACGTAGCGATTGTGAGCTTCTGGAGCGTGCCTACTTGCGCTATCCAGCACGGAGCGACAAAAACGATGTGACGCATGTTGGCTGCAAGATCAACGAGCCGCAGTTTCATCACCGTCCGGGAATGATGGCTGAGCTGGCCGGTTGGCCGCGCCTTAAGATCGTCGTGTGTCGTCGAAATCCGCTGGAATCGCTCCGCTCACTCGTGCAGGCGAGGCAAACCGGTGAATGGTTGAAATACGACTCTGACAGCGACGGCAAGCCACCGCCGCTCGTCAGCCTAAGCCTCAACACCTGCGAAACCTACTTCAAGGCCACCGCTGAGTTCCACGACAGGATCAGGCAGTCGTTCGCCTCGTCCAATATCGTTGAGCTCGAGTATGAGAGGCTTGTTCGCGAGCCGCGCCTGTGCTTGGAGCGGGTTTGGGAATTCCTCGGCCTTCCTGTGCGGCCTGTTTCCGGTCGCCTCAAGCTTCAGCGCCAGGAAGTGCGACCGCTAGACCAAACCGTAGAGAACTTTGATCAGTTGCGTCGCGAATTCAAAGAAGGACCTTACGCCAAGTACTTTGAGGCTGTTGACGCCTGA
- a CDS encoding branched-chain amino acid ABC transporter substrate-binding protein, translating to MSIHRAISLAAISLLALMSAASAADINIAVAGPMTGSNAALGAQMRDGAAAAVDDLNASGLLPGTKVVLSIADDACDPKQAVIVANRLASDQVKLVVGHFCSSSSIPASNVYDEAQLVQISPGSTNPALTERGIKSVFRICGRDDQQGVVAAEYIRRHFPNTKIAVLDDKSTAGKGIADVVSNHLRVLGMSDVKRQSYVAGEKDYTALVSRMKADGIKLAYIGGYYNEVGLIVRQASDAGAGMTVMANDPLMTHDFSMIAGKAGNGTLFTFMPDPTKNADAASVVARLKASNRSAEGYSLYAYAAVQAWAKAAKRAGAFDSVKVAATLRSQPIDTVIGVVRFDAKGDNSAPGFVVYRWQDNIVEQAE from the coding sequence ATGTCAATCCATCGCGCCATTTCTCTCGCAGCGATTTCACTCCTTGCTTTGATGTCCGCTGCATCTGCGGCCGACATCAATATTGCTGTGGCAGGACCGATGACTGGAAGCAATGCTGCGCTGGGAGCGCAGATGCGAGACGGCGCTGCTGCCGCCGTCGATGATTTGAATGCGTCAGGCCTCCTTCCAGGAACGAAGGTCGTGTTGAGCATCGCCGACGACGCATGCGATCCCAAGCAGGCGGTCATCGTCGCCAATCGGCTTGCATCAGATCAGGTCAAGTTGGTCGTTGGCCACTTTTGTTCCTCCTCGTCGATACCGGCGTCCAACGTTTACGACGAGGCGCAACTTGTTCAGATATCGCCCGGATCGACCAATCCCGCGCTCACAGAGCGTGGCATAAAATCCGTGTTTCGTATCTGCGGGCGCGACGACCAGCAAGGCGTCGTGGCGGCTGAATATATCCGCCGGCACTTCCCCAACACCAAGATTGCCGTACTCGACGACAAGAGCACCGCTGGCAAAGGCATTGCCGATGTCGTCTCGAATCATCTTCGGGTGCTCGGGATGTCGGATGTGAAGCGACAAAGTTATGTGGCCGGGGAGAAGGACTACACGGCCCTGGTTTCGAGGATGAAGGCGGACGGGATCAAGCTTGCTTACATCGGTGGCTACTACAATGAGGTCGGGCTGATCGTGCGCCAGGCCTCAGATGCAGGTGCAGGTATGACCGTGATGGCCAATGATCCTCTGATGACCCACGATTTTTCGATGATCGCGGGCAAAGCCGGAAACGGTACACTGTTCACCTTTATGCCGGATCCCACCAAGAATGCTGACGCGGCAAGCGTCGTGGCACGACTGAAGGCCTCCAACCGATCTGCCGAAGGTTACTCGCTTTACGCCTATGCTGCTGTGCAGGCATGGGCGAAAGCCGCAAAACGCGCGGGCGCTTTCGATTCTGTGAAAGTGGCAGCTACGCTGCGTTCGCAGCCAATTGACACGGTGATCGGGGTCGTCCGATTCGACGCCAAGGGAGACAATTCGGCTCCCGGCTTCGTTGTCTACCGTTGGCAAGACAACATCGTCGAACAGGCCGAGTGA
- a CDS encoding NodA family N-acyltransferase: protein MNIAISNDTGVFSTHSKVRWRVCWENELELAEHIELSEFFRKTYGPTGEFNAKPFEGGRSWAGARPELRVIGYDAHGIAAHISALRRFIKVGEVDLLVAELGLYGVRPDLEGLGITHSMRVMYPLLQQLGVPFGFGAVRPALQKHVTKLVGRQGLATILPGVSVRSTRPDIYLDLPPTRTDHDLVVLVFPIGRPISEWPAGTMIDRNGPEL from the coding sequence ATGAACATTGCTATATCCAACGATACAGGAGTGTTCTCTACGCACTCCAAAGTGCGGTGGAGGGTGTGCTGGGAAAACGAGTTGGAGCTTGCCGAACACATCGAACTGTCCGAGTTCTTTCGCAAGACATACGGGCCGACCGGTGAATTCAACGCAAAGCCGTTCGAAGGGGGACGAAGCTGGGCCGGCGCGAGGCCTGAGCTTCGTGTCATCGGCTATGATGCACATGGCATAGCAGCTCACATCAGCGCACTGCGCCGCTTCATCAAAGTCGGAGAGGTCGACCTGCTCGTGGCCGAGCTGGGATTGTATGGCGTACGTCCGGATCTGGAGGGGCTGGGGATCACGCACTCAATGCGAGTGATGTATCCGCTGCTGCAGCAGCTCGGTGTTCCGTTTGGTTTTGGCGCTGTACGGCCGGCATTACAGAAGCATGTGACCAAGCTGGTCGGCCGTCAGGGTCTCGCAACGATTTTGCCCGGAGTGAGCGTGCGCTCAACTCGGCCGGATATTTATCTGGACCTGCCGCCGACCCGTACCGACCACGATTTGGTGGTTCTGGTCTTCCCAATCGGACGTCCGATAAGCGAATGGCCGGCCGGGACCATGATTGATCGGAACGGGCCAGAGCTGTGA
- a CDS encoding SDR family NAD(P)-dependent oxidoreductase, giving the protein MRADLPNKDAVARPMSVDNDRSSKPEKARARRRERKTLLLTGASRGIGYATGKLFSDAGWRIISCARQPIDARRCPWEGASNGHVQLDLSDHRLLPRAIADVKERLAGAPLHALINNAAMSPKTSSGARLTSLATSIETWMDVFHLNLVAPILLAQGLFAELKAASGSIVNVTSIAGSRVHPFAGSAYATSKAALACLTREMAHDYAPHGIRVNAIAPGEIKTDILSPDTEARVVPNIPLRRVGTPEEVAKLIFFLCSDDASYITGVEVPINGGQHL; this is encoded by the coding sequence TTGAGGGCCGATCTGCCGAACAAAGATGCGGTCGCCAGACCAATGTCGGTTGACAACGATCGCAGTTCCAAACCCGAGAAGGCCCGCGCCCGGCGGAGAGAACGAAAGACGCTGCTGCTGACCGGAGCATCGCGTGGCATAGGTTACGCCACGGGAAAGCTGTTTTCGGACGCCGGCTGGCGTATCATTTCTTGTGCGCGCCAGCCGATCGATGCGCGGCGATGCCCTTGGGAGGGCGCATCCAATGGTCATGTCCAGCTCGACCTCAGCGACCATCGCTTGCTGCCGCGCGCCATCGCCGACGTCAAAGAGCGCCTCGCGGGCGCGCCGTTGCACGCCCTGATCAACAATGCAGCGATGTCACCGAAGACGTCGAGCGGCGCACGACTAACATCGTTGGCGACCTCGATCGAGACCTGGATGGATGTATTCCATCTCAATTTGGTGGCTCCAATTCTGCTAGCGCAAGGGCTCTTTGCCGAATTGAAAGCCGCGTCCGGATCAATCGTCAACGTGACTTCAATTGCAGGCTCCCGGGTGCACCCCTTCGCCGGCAGCGCATACGCGACTTCGAAAGCCGCTCTTGCGTGTCTCACACGCGAGATGGCTCACGACTATGCGCCGCATGGAATTCGTGTGAATGCGATCGCTCCGGGCGAGATCAAGACGGACATTTTGTCACCAGATACGGAAGCACGGGTCGTACCGAACATTCCGCTGCGCCGGGTGGGGACCCCTGAAGAGGTCGCTAAACTCATCTTCTTCCTGTGTTCGGATGACGCCAGTTATATTACCGGCGTCGAAGTGCCGATCAATGGTGGCCAACACCTCTGA
- the nodB gene encoding chitooligosaccharide deacetylase NodB, with the protein MTSLGGLSEARGEHVCATGDRNVYLTFDDGPDPRWTASILDVLAEYGVPATFFVIGACAAAYPKLIQRMIAEGHEVGNHTMTHPDLSRCEPAEVEHEIQAASDVIRAVCPEAPLRHIRAPYGIWTDQVRATSTKAGLIPLHWSVDPRDWSRPGVPAIVDAVLTSVRPGAVVLLHDGCPPGEREQAVDCGRDQTVEALSRLIPALGEQGFAICSLPQSH; encoded by the coding sequence GTGACCTCTCTCGGCGGCTTGTCGGAAGCGCGAGGCGAGCACGTATGCGCCACCGGAGATCGTAACGTTTACCTGACCTTTGACGACGGTCCTGATCCACGCTGGACGGCTTCCATCCTTGACGTTCTCGCGGAGTACGGGGTGCCGGCGACGTTCTTCGTGATCGGGGCGTGCGCGGCAGCTTACCCGAAGCTGATCCAACGAATGATCGCAGAAGGGCATGAAGTCGGAAACCACACGATGACCCATCCCGATCTCTCCAGATGCGAACCAGCTGAGGTGGAACATGAGATTCAGGCGGCGAGCGATGTCATCAGGGCAGTTTGTCCCGAGGCACCGCTGCGGCACATACGTGCTCCGTATGGCATCTGGACTGACCAAGTACGCGCGACATCAACCAAAGCCGGACTGATCCCCTTGCACTGGTCAGTAGACCCGAGAGACTGGTCTCGTCCCGGTGTTCCGGCGATCGTTGACGCAGTGCTGACGTCGGTCCGGCCTGGTGCTGTTGTGCTCTTGCACGACGGATGTCCTCCCGGCGAGCGCGAGCAAGCCGTCGATTGCGGTCGCGATCAGACCGTCGAGGCGCTTTCCCGGCTGATTCCGGCATTGGGCGAGCAAGGGTTCGCCATCTGCTCACTTCCTCAATCCCATTGA
- a CDS encoding ABC transporter permease yields the protein MWEQYAAALPANAWNWSAVWRRNYMAWRKAALASLLGNLAEPMSALFGLGFGLGLMIGQVDGISYIAFLAAGMVATSAMISATFETVYGAFARMHAQRTWDAILCTELTLGDVVLGELAWAATKAVLAGTGITIVAAALGYAAWPSIPYALPAIALTGVAFASLAMVVIALAPSYDYFVFYQTLFLTPMMYLCGAIFPVAQLPIALQRVAEALPLAHSIDLIRPAMLDRDASSVGLHVGVLCIYTVVAFVVSALLLRRRLMR from the coding sequence ATGTGGGAGCAGTATGCGGCGGCTCTGCCCGCCAATGCGTGGAACTGGAGCGCCGTATGGCGCCGGAATTATATGGCTTGGCGCAAAGCGGCGCTGGCATCGCTTCTTGGAAACCTCGCTGAGCCCATGAGCGCCTTGTTCGGTCTGGGCTTTGGCCTGGGACTGATGATCGGCCAAGTCGATGGCATTTCATACATCGCCTTTCTGGCAGCTGGGATGGTCGCGACAAGCGCGATGATTTCCGCGACCTTTGAAACCGTCTATGGAGCCTTCGCTCGGATGCACGCCCAGCGCACCTGGGATGCGATCCTTTGCACGGAGCTCACACTTGGCGACGTTGTTCTCGGTGAATTGGCGTGGGCAGCGACAAAAGCCGTTCTGGCCGGGACGGGAATTACGATTGTAGCCGCTGCGCTGGGCTATGCGGCATGGCCGTCCATCCCTTATGCGCTGCCAGCCATTGCGCTCACCGGTGTTGCCTTCGCCAGCCTCGCCATGGTCGTGATAGCGCTCGCGCCCAGTTACGACTACTTCGTGTTCTATCAGACTCTCTTTCTCACACCCATGATGTACTTGTGCGGTGCGATTTTTCCGGTAGCTCAACTGCCTATCGCGCTGCAGCGCGTAGCTGAGGCGTTGCCGCTAGCACATTCGATCGACCTCATTCGGCCGGCAATGCTGGACCGGGACGCCAGCAGCGTCGGCCTGCATGTTGGCGTACTTTGCATATACACTGTCGTCGCGTTCGTCGTATCGGCTTTGCTGCTTCGTCGCCGGCTGATGCGTTGA
- a CDS encoding MerR family transcriptional regulator — MIKATPRRRRWRIGELAEATGVTVRTLHHYEHRGLLSASERTDGGHRMYERESIQRVSQIRALRELGFSLNDIRTAMGGTTSLTDLLRKHLEQIELQVARTTQLRDRLRNMTTGSETQVSVHELPAALSAASRADARPQPPPCTCAVGVDREERWRKIRDELRDCVDRGEHPCSERAAAVALKARALITEIAGSDPAASTMLKVLARLSTPRNLAGWNHSLMQYLDLAMAALQDRQ, encoded by the coding sequence ATGATCAAAGCTACACCACGACGGCGTCGATGGCGCATTGGAGAACTTGCGGAGGCGACCGGAGTCACGGTACGCACGCTGCATCACTACGAGCACAGGGGTCTGCTCAGTGCGTCCGAACGTACGGACGGCGGTCATCGAATGTACGAACGTGAAAGCATTCAAAGGGTGTCGCAAATTCGTGCGCTGCGCGAGCTTGGCTTCTCGCTGAACGATATTCGCACAGCAATGGGGGGCACGACTTCACTTACTGACCTCTTGCGCAAACATCTGGAGCAAATTGAACTTCAGGTCGCACGCACGACTCAGTTGCGGGATCGTTTGCGCAACATGACGACGGGCTCTGAGACGCAAGTCAGCGTGCATGAGCTTCCTGCTGCTCTGAGTGCGGCCTCGCGCGCTGACGCACGCCCACAGCCTCCGCCATGCACGTGCGCCGTCGGTGTTGATCGAGAAGAGCGCTGGCGAAAGATCCGGGATGAATTACGCGACTGTGTTGATCGCGGCGAGCACCCTTGCAGCGAGCGGGCCGCTGCCGTGGCACTCAAGGCGCGCGCGCTCATCACAGAGATTGCGGGGTCTGACCCGGCGGCCTCAACCATGCTGAAAGTTCTTGCGCGACTGAGCACGCCACGCAACCTGGCCGGCTGGAACCACAGCTTGATGCAATACCTTGATCTCGCAATGGCCGCACTGCAGGACAGGCAGTAG
- the nodI gene encoding nodulation factor ABC transporter ATP-binding protein NodI: MEPAPVTPADRGAERVSNVAIDFTAVKKSYGEKVVVDQLSFTVASGECFGLLGPNGAGKSTIARMILGMSTPEAGKITVLGEKVPARARLARKRIGVVPQADNLDLEFTVRENLLVFGRYFGMTAKDVEKITPSLLEFARLESKANARVTELSGGMKRRLTLARALINDPEILILDEPTTGLDPHARHLIWERLRALLSRGKTILLTTHFMEEAERLCDRLCVLEAGRKIAEGPPHTLIDEQIGCPVIEVYGGDPNELSALVKPLAQRTEISGETLFCYAPDPEQVLARLRGRTGLRLLQRPPNLEDVFLRLTGREMRD, translated from the coding sequence ATGGAGCCTGCGCCGGTCACGCCGGCTGACAGGGGGGCCGAGCGCGTGTCGAACGTGGCGATCGACTTCACGGCCGTGAAAAAGTCTTACGGCGAGAAGGTGGTCGTCGACCAGCTGTCGTTCACGGTGGCTTCGGGAGAGTGCTTCGGCCTGTTGGGGCCGAACGGCGCGGGAAAGAGCACGATTGCGCGTATGATTCTCGGGATGTCCACGCCCGAGGCTGGCAAGATAACTGTGCTCGGCGAGAAAGTGCCGGCCCGTGCTCGATTGGCGCGCAAACGCATCGGCGTCGTTCCACAAGCTGACAATCTTGATCTCGAGTTCACCGTACGTGAAAACCTCCTGGTGTTCGGGCGCTATTTCGGGATGACGGCAAAGGATGTCGAGAAGATCACGCCGTCCCTTCTCGAGTTCGCCCGCCTTGAGAGCAAGGCGAATGCGCGGGTGACAGAATTGTCCGGTGGCATGAAGCGGCGTCTTACGCTGGCGCGGGCGCTCATCAACGATCCGGAGATCCTTATCTTGGATGAGCCGACCACCGGACTCGATCCGCATGCGCGGCATTTGATTTGGGAGCGGCTGCGGGCGCTGCTGTCGCGCGGCAAGACCATCCTTTTGACGACGCACTTCATGGAGGAGGCGGAGCGATTGTGCGACCGCCTGTGCGTCCTCGAGGCAGGACGCAAGATCGCCGAAGGGCCGCCACACACATTGATCGACGAACAGATCGGTTGCCCGGTCATTGAGGTTTACGGTGGTGACCCGAACGAGCTCTCCGCTCTCGTCAAGCCGCTCGCTCAACGTACCGAAATCAGCGGCGAGACGCTGTTTTGCTATGCGCCGGATCCAGAGCAGGTGCTCGCGCGGCTGCGTGGGCGGACCGGTCTTCGTCTGCTTCAGCGGCCACCGAACCTTGAGGACGTCTTCTTACGGTTGACCGGACGGGAGATGAGGGACTGA
- a CDS encoding TIGR00730 family Rossman fold protein — MSTIKTVCVYCGSGRGTNPHFTEGAKAFGKALAENNIRLVYGGGSLGLMGSIATSVLDHGGIVTGIIPEFLRKREKALARVQEMIVTPDMHERKRLMFERSDAFVALPGGVGTLEELVEQLTWKQLGRHAKPVLLANIDNFWDPLFLLLSHMRQTEFIRVGFSVDILKADRVEDILPKLKSAAAQIAEAEKQLAPEIARKL; from the coding sequence ATGAGCACGATCAAAACCGTCTGTGTCTATTGCGGCTCCGGTCGCGGAACCAATCCCCACTTCACCGAAGGTGCCAAGGCATTCGGCAAGGCGCTCGCCGAGAACAACATTCGCCTGGTCTATGGCGGCGGCTCGCTTGGCCTGATGGGCTCGATTGCGACCTCCGTGTTGGATCACGGCGGCATCGTCACCGGCATCATTCCCGAATTCCTGCGGAAGCGCGAGAAAGCACTGGCTCGGGTGCAGGAGATGATCGTCACCCCCGACATGCACGAGCGCAAGCGGCTGATGTTCGAGCGCTCCGACGCTTTCGTGGCGCTGCCGGGCGGCGTCGGCACCCTGGAGGAGCTGGTCGAGCAACTGACCTGGAAGCAGCTTGGCCGTCACGCCAAGCCCGTGCTGCTCGCCAATATCGACAATTTCTGGGATCCACTGTTCTTGTTGCTGTCGCACATGCGCCAGACCGAGTTCATCCGCGTCGGCTTTTCGGTCGATATCCTCAAGGCCGATCGCGTCGAGGATATTCTGCCGAAGCTGAAATCGGCGGCGGCCCAGATCGCCGAGGCGGAAAAGCAGCTTGCCCCGGAGATCGCGCGGAAGCTCTAG
- a CDS encoding LuxR family transcriptional regulator, with the protein MDLFNFIECAKATHSIKVLFDLLVSCASEKGFTEVAYGALTFAEACGLPEYLPSAVTVTFPPDWCGRYVERKYRVIDPVVRRAPTLSRPFLWDQLAKKCQLQPSEQRVLAEAKEAGLKHGMSVPLYGPLGQVALASFASPFDDADPQCQMSHLNVLAWHFHIALAEISRPPARGSTCEVALSEREKDCLRWVGEGKSSWEIGKILEVSENTVNFHLKNAIRKLGTSNRTHGIAKAIRQNLI; encoded by the coding sequence ATGGATCTTTTCAATTTCATCGAATGCGCCAAGGCAACGCACTCCATCAAGGTCCTGTTCGACCTTCTCGTAAGCTGCGCAAGTGAGAAAGGCTTCACTGAAGTCGCTTATGGAGCCCTCACTTTCGCCGAGGCATGTGGTCTACCCGAATATCTGCCCTCAGCGGTGACGGTGACCTTCCCGCCCGATTGGTGCGGCCGGTACGTTGAACGCAAGTACCGTGTCATAGATCCGGTGGTACGACGGGCACCAACGCTTTCGCGGCCGTTCCTGTGGGATCAACTTGCCAAGAAATGTCAGTTGCAACCCAGCGAGCAGCGCGTACTCGCAGAAGCCAAAGAGGCAGGTCTGAAGCACGGTATGAGCGTGCCGTTGTACGGACCATTGGGCCAAGTCGCTCTGGCATCCTTTGCATCCCCGTTCGACGATGCTGATCCGCAGTGCCAGATGAGTCATCTCAACGTATTAGCCTGGCACTTCCACATTGCCCTTGCCGAGATCTCGCGCCCCCCCGCGAGGGGCTCAACTTGCGAAGTTGCACTGTCAGAGCGGGAAAAAGATTGCTTGCGATGGGTGGGAGAGGGCAAGTCCTCCTGGGAAATAGGCAAGATACTCGAGGTGAGCGAGAATACGGTCAACTTCCATCTCAAGAACGCGATCCGAAAGCTCGGTACTTCAAACCGGACCCACGGAATTGCAAAGGCCATTCGCCAGAACCTCATTTGA
- the nodS gene encoding nodulation methyltransferase NodS, protein MSLDKNYQLLERELVADDPWRLDANPFERERYTQMLRMSLSRQSITSALEVGCAAGAFTEMLAPHCKRLTVVDVVPQAISRARRRTERWSHIGWKVADLQHFSPPERFDLIVVAEVLYYLSDTLEMRAAVDNLVGMLAPDGLVVFGSARDHICRRWGHVAGAETVIAMLNEALVEVERVQCKGESDNEDCLIASFRRPAA, encoded by the coding sequence GTGAGCCTAGATAAGAACTATCAGTTGCTAGAGCGAGAATTGGTCGCAGATGACCCGTGGCGTCTGGACGCGAATCCGTTCGAGCGGGAGCGATACACGCAAATGCTTCGGATGTCGCTCTCCCGCCAAAGCATCACAAGCGCGTTGGAAGTCGGGTGCGCGGCGGGCGCATTCACCGAGATGCTCGCGCCTCACTGCAAACGGCTCACGGTCGTCGACGTCGTGCCGCAGGCCATTAGCCGCGCACGTCGCCGAACGGAGAGATGGTCACATATCGGCTGGAAAGTCGCCGACCTCCAACACTTCTCGCCACCAGAGCGGTTCGACCTTATTGTGGTAGCAGAAGTCCTCTATTACCTCAGCGACACGCTGGAGATGCGCGCAGCCGTCGACAACTTGGTCGGAATGCTCGCGCCAGACGGACTTGTGGTGTTCGGATCGGCGCGCGACCACATCTGCCGACGCTGGGGTCACGTGGCCGGTGCAGAGACGGTCATCGCCATGTTGAATGAAGCGCTGGTCGAGGTCGAGCGTGTCCAATGCAAAGGTGAGTCGGATAACGAAGATTGCTTGATCGCCAGCTTTCGGAGACCGGCTGCATAA
- the nodC gene encoding chitooligosaccharide synthase NodC — translation MNVLATTSVVVVSSYALLSTIYRSMQTLNALRTQVPSPTDYASETGPLPSVDVIVPCFNEDPRTLSACLESIASQDYEGQVRVYVVDDGSDNRRYLWPVQDAYADDPRFNFMWLGKNVGKRKAQIAALHRSSGDLVLNVDSDTTIAIDVVTKLVRKMQDPAVGAVMGQLTASNRSGSWLTRLIDMEYWLACNEERLAEARFGAVLCCCGPCAMYRRTALDLVLHEYETQYFRGKPSDFGEDRHLTILMLAAGFRTEYVPDAIAATVVPDRLVPYLRQQLRWARSTFRDTALALPLLPRLDFYITLDIVGQNLLPLLLGLSILTALAQIAVTSELPWLTILVIACMTMVRCSLAAFRARQLRFLAFALHKPISMFLLLPVKAYALCTLSNSDWLSRKAANMPDSSEGQASTLRQSARLDAAGHSGIAPSMGETATRAHAFDVDGT, via the coding sequence ATGAATGTGCTTGCCACAACAAGCGTTGTCGTCGTGTCGTCCTACGCCCTGCTGTCCACGATCTACAGGAGCATGCAGACGCTCAACGCGCTCCGAACACAGGTGCCGTCCCCGACTGACTACGCTTCAGAGACCGGCCCGCTGCCGAGCGTCGATGTGATCGTGCCCTGCTTTAACGAGGACCCGCGCACGCTGTCGGCGTGCCTGGAGTCGATCGCAAGCCAAGACTACGAAGGGCAGGTGCGGGTATATGTGGTCGATGATGGCTCGGATAATCGTAGATACCTGTGGCCCGTGCAGGACGCCTATGCAGATGATCCACGGTTCAACTTCATGTGGCTGGGAAAGAATGTTGGCAAGCGCAAAGCGCAAATTGCAGCGCTGCACCGCTCGTCCGGCGATTTGGTTCTCAACGTCGATTCCGATACGACAATCGCTATCGACGTGGTGACCAAGCTTGTACGAAAGATGCAAGATCCAGCCGTTGGCGCTGTTATGGGGCAGCTCACAGCCAGCAATCGAAGCGGCTCTTGGTTGACCAGGCTGATCGATATGGAATACTGGCTAGCCTGTAATGAAGAGCGTTTGGCGGAAGCTCGCTTCGGAGCCGTCTTGTGTTGCTGTGGCCCGTGCGCCATGTATCGGCGAACGGCGCTCGATTTGGTCCTCCACGAGTACGAGACGCAGTATTTTCGAGGAAAGCCAAGTGACTTCGGCGAGGACCGCCATCTCACGATCCTGATGCTCGCGGCCGGATTTCGAACTGAGTACGTTCCTGACGCGATCGCCGCAACCGTCGTTCCGGATAGGCTGGTGCCATATCTGCGTCAGCAATTGCGGTGGGCACGTAGTACGTTCCGGGATACGGCGCTTGCGCTCCCCTTGTTGCCAAGGCTCGACTTCTACATCACGCTGGACATTGTCGGGCAGAACCTGCTTCCGCTTCTGCTCGGCCTTTCAATACTGACCGCGCTTGCGCAAATCGCAGTTACGAGCGAGTTACCGTGGCTGACAATACTGGTCATCGCGTGCATGACCATGGTTCGCTGTAGCCTGGCAGCATTTCGTGCCCGACAGCTTCGCTTTCTCGCTTTCGCTCTGCACAAGCCGATCAGCATGTTCTTGTTACTTCCTGTGAAGGCATATGCGCTGTGTACATTGAGCAATAGCGACTGGTTGTCGCGCAAGGCCGCCAATATGCCAGACTCAAGTGAAGGCCAGGCCAGCACGCTGAGGCAGAGCGCCAGGTTAGATGCCGCAGGCCATTCGGGTATTGCACCGTCGATGGGCGAAACGGCTACACGTGCACATGCTTTTGACGTTGACGGTACCTGA